The region TGCCCAGCAATTTCTAGTGGAGTATTTCAATTATCCGGTTAGTATAAATATCGGATAATTACATGGAGTGCACCATGCCAACTGTCGTCATAGCCTCGCCTAAGGGCGGTGCCGGGAAGTCTACAACGGCAGTTCTTCTTGGAACGGAGCTGGCCCATGCAGGGGCCAGCGTCGTTATGCTGGACTGCGACCCAAACCACTCGTTGACCCTATGGGCGGACCGAGCCCCCCTGCCCGACCGGATCAAGGTTCTGTCAAATGTCGCGGAGTCTGACATCGTGAAGACTATCAAGCAGCACGACACGGATGGTCAGATTGTTGTTGTTGATCTGGAGGGCGTTGCGTCCAGGCTGGTTTCACGGGCTATTTCGCAGGCTGATCTGGTCATCACGCCTATGCGGGCGACGACTCTGGACGCAACGATTGGCGTACGAGCGCTGCAGCTCATCGCCGAAGAGGAGGAAGCCTTGGACCGGAGGATTCCGCATGCAGTGGTCTTCACCATGACAAAGGCTGTCCGCTCAAAGCAACACACTGGCATCGCCGAGTCGTTGGCAGCTCAGGGGGTGGACCTCATCGACCCGCCGCTTATGGAGCG is a window of Tabrizicola piscis DNA encoding:
- a CDS encoding ParA family protein, whose translation is MPTVVIASPKGGAGKSTTAVLLGTELAHAGASVVMLDCDPNHSLTLWADRAPLPDRIKVLSNVAESDIVKTIKQHDTDGQIVVVDLEGVASRLVSRAISQADLVITPMRATTLDATIGVRALQLIAEEEEALDRRIPHAVVFTMTKAVRSKQHTGIAESLAAQGVDLIDPPLMERAAFSALFEFGGNLRSMPAQGNMDGAVENAALFAQAVYKRLAEGV